One genomic segment of Thalassospiraceae bacterium LMO-SO8 includes these proteins:
- a CDS encoding ectoine synthase, whose amino-acid sequence MIVKKLDDVLGTEHEVKGGTWTSRRLILRDAGMGFSMHDTLIHAGTETLIWYKNHLEAVYCIEGKGEIEVLPDGPVYPIEPGTLYALNGNEKHLLRAEEEMRMICTFNPPLTGLEVHDEDGVYPALAE is encoded by the coding sequence ATGATTGTGAAGAAACTCGACGACGTGCTCGGCACCGAGCACGAAGTCAAAGGCGGCACTTGGACCAGCCGCCGCCTGATCCTGCGCGACGCCGGCATGGGCTTTTCCATGCACGACACCTTGATCCACGCCGGAACGGAAACGCTGATCTGGTACAAAAACCACCTGGAAGCCGTTTACTGCATCGAAGGCAAGGGCGAGATCGAGGTGCTGCCCGATGGCCCCGTCTACCCGATCGAGCCCGGCACGCTCTACGCCCTGAACGGCAATGAAAAGCACTTGCTGCGGGCCGAGGAAGAGATGCGCATGATCTGCACCTTCAACCCGCCCTTGACGGGCCTTGAAGTGCATGATGAGGACGGCGTGTATCCGGCCCTCGCCGAGTAA
- a CDS encoding flavin reductase family protein has product MFYEPKDGHGLTKNPFNSLVVPRPIGWITTVDKAGNVNLAPYSFFNGVAYNPPTVMFSAGASRVDGADGRKDSLRNALETGEFVHNFATWDTRDAMNQTSADLGPDQDELALAGLTPIPSTLVKPPRVKESPIHFECKVVQSVELPNTKGEHLYTVVFGEVVGIHIADDLIMDNGQIDIGKLHPIARMGYQDYSEVTADTLFTMERPGFHPYT; this is encoded by the coding sequence ATGTTTTACGAACCCAAGGACGGCCACGGCCTGACCAAGAACCCCTTCAACAGCCTGGTCGTGCCCCGGCCCATCGGCTGGATCACCACCGTGGACAAGGCGGGCAACGTGAACCTGGCGCCCTACAGCTTTTTCAACGGCGTCGCCTACAACCCGCCGACGGTGATGTTTTCGGCCGGCGCCAGCCGGGTCGACGGCGCCGACGGCCGCAAGGATTCCCTGCGCAACGCGCTGGAAACCGGCGAATTCGTGCACAACTTCGCGACCTGGGACACGCGCGACGCCATGAACCAGACCTCCGCCGACCTGGGCCCGGACCAGGACGAATTGGCGCTGGCCGGGTTGACGCCGATCCCGTCCACCCTGGTCAAGCCGCCGCGCGTCAAGGAATCGCCCATCCATTTCGAATGCAAGGTCGTGCAGTCGGTGGAACTGCCCAACACCAAGGGCGAACACCTTTACACCGTGGTGTTCGGCGAGGTCGTGGGCATCCACATCGCCGACGATCTGATCATGGATAACGGCCAGATCGACATCGGCAAGCTGCACCCCATCGCACGCATGGGCTATCAAGATTATTCGGAAGTCACCGCCGACACCCTGTTCACCATGGAACGGCCGGGCTTTCACCCCTATACGTGA
- a CDS encoding MFS transporter translates to MIVFQVFLPFAFGYFLSYLFRVVNAVIAPNLIADLGLTAADLGLLTSANFFAFAAFQLPLGILLDRYGPRKVEAALLVVAAAGALVFGMAGSTPGLVVGRAMIGFGTSACLMAAFKAYSHWVPAQRQSLVTGIHMAFGGMGALTATKPVEMALSFTDWRGVFFILAAVTLTAAAYLFLAVPKRDRTESTETLSEMVNGIKRVFADPAFKRVAPASVLVQSGYLGVQSLWSGPWLRDVAGLEQSEMATGLLFIAAFMVVGFVSMGGIADRLARAGIRTMAVSVFGMIMFTISLTVIALDPFEDTTPVWYAFGLFGTFGILPYTVLSQTFPKELTGRVVTGLNVMVFFGAFAVQWGVGEVIYQWPETSPGHFAPEGYRTAFLIVAGMQAAGLLWYALYRKARL, encoded by the coding sequence ATGATCGTCTTTCAGGTCTTTCTTCCCTTCGCCTTCGGCTATTTCCTGAGCTACCTGTTCAGGGTGGTGAATGCCGTCATCGCGCCCAACCTGATTGCCGACCTCGGTCTGACGGCGGCGGATCTGGGGCTTTTGACCAGCGCCAATTTCTTCGCCTTCGCGGCCTTCCAATTACCGCTCGGCATTCTGTTGGACCGCTACGGCCCGAGAAAGGTCGAGGCGGCGCTTCTGGTGGTCGCCGCCGCCGGCGCCCTGGTATTCGGCATGGCCGGCAGCACGCCTGGCCTGGTCGTCGGGCGGGCGATGATCGGCTTCGGCACCTCGGCCTGCCTGATGGCGGCGTTCAAGGCCTATTCCCATTGGGTGCCGGCGCAGCGTCAGTCCCTGGTCACCGGCATCCACATGGCGTTCGGCGGCATGGGGGCCTTGACCGCGACGAAGCCCGTGGAAATGGCCCTGTCATTCACCGACTGGCGCGGCGTGTTCTTCATTCTGGCCGCGGTCACGCTGACGGCGGCGGCCTATCTGTTCCTTGCCGTGCCCAAGCGCGACCGCACGGAAAGCACGGAAACCCTGAGCGAGATGGTGAACGGCATCAAGCGCGTGTTCGCCGACCCGGCGTTCAAGCGCGTGGCGCCGGCCTCGGTCCTGGTGCAAAGCGGTTATCTGGGGGTGCAGTCCCTATGGTCCGGGCCTTGGCTGCGCGACGTCGCGGGCCTGGAACAATCGGAAATGGCGACGGGGCTTCTGTTCATCGCCGCCTTCATGGTCGTCGGATTCGTGTCCATGGGCGGAATCGCCGACCGGTTGGCCCGCGCGGGCATCCGCACCATGGCCGTGTCCGTGTTCGGTATGATCATGTTCACCATTTCGCTGACGGTCATCGCCCTCGACCCGTTCGAGGACACCACGCCCGTGTGGTACGCCTTCGGCCTGTTCGGGACCTTCGGCATCCTGCCCTATACGGTGCTGTCCCAGACCTTCCCCAAGGAATTGACCGGGCGGGTCGTCACCGGTCTTAACGTCATGGTGTTCTTCGGCGCCTTCGCCGTGCAGTGGGGGGTCGGCGAAGTCATCTATCAATGGCCCGAAACGTCGCCCGGCCACTTCGCGCCCGAAGGCTACCGCACGGCCTTCCTGATCGTCGCCGGGATGCAGGCGGCCGGCCTACTGTGGTATGCCTTGTACCGCAAAGCCCGCCTTTGA
- a CDS encoding adenylate/guanylate cyclase domain-containing protein, whose translation MGPGGGFPYGDWERDVQAISDWLVAEALGRVQLRPLLAGLCDALNAAGLPVLRAISALSTLHPMYVAHTYTYVRGRGNVTSDIPHGAHNTDAWQKSPLKTMFDNDVTECRFDLTDDKQVTPYPLLGEARDLGGTDYVGFLTPFVTGVDVPDSVHDLDGLMTSWVTDRPDGFAAKHLRALRRLVPRFALAAKLAKREETALNIVTAYMGRDAGCRVLNGQIKLGDGEVIPSVIWYSDMRNSTELCESLSHGDYLAVLNQYFACTAGAVMEGGGEVLRFVGDAVLAIFPIGEDGGYSPEDACAKALTAAGRAEEKLEKVNAERRAAGQPELDFGLGLHVGEVMYGNIGVPARVEFSVTGPAANEVARLENLTKETGNRVVVSARFSRHLDVDWRPLGAHRLRGVSGEQEVFAPPKAG comes from the coding sequence ATGGGGCCTGGCGGCGGCTTTCCGTACGGCGACTGGGAACGGGACGTTCAGGCGATCAGCGACTGGCTGGTCGCCGAGGCCCTGGGCCGTGTCCAACTGCGCCCCTTGTTGGCCGGATTGTGCGATGCCCTGAACGCGGCCGGGTTGCCGGTTTTGCGTGCCATTTCGGCGCTCAGCACGTTGCACCCCATGTATGTGGCGCATACCTATACCTACGTGCGCGGGCGTGGCAACGTGACGTCGGATATTCCGCATGGCGCGCATAACACCGACGCCTGGCAGAAAAGCCCTTTGAAAACCATGTTCGACAACGACGTCACGGAATGCCGCTTCGACCTGACCGATGACAAGCAGGTGACGCCCTATCCCCTGTTGGGCGAGGCGCGGGATTTGGGCGGCACTGATTACGTCGGTTTTCTGACGCCCTTCGTCACGGGGGTGGACGTGCCGGATTCCGTCCATGACCTTGACGGTCTGATGACGTCCTGGGTCACCGATCGGCCGGATGGCTTCGCGGCCAAGCATCTGCGCGCACTCCGGCGTCTGGTGCCGCGCTTCGCGCTTGCGGCCAAGCTGGCCAAGCGGGAGGAGACGGCGCTTAACATCGTCACCGCCTACATGGGCCGGGACGCCGGCTGCCGGGTGCTGAACGGCCAGATCAAGCTGGGCGACGGCGAGGTCATTCCCTCCGTCATCTGGTATTCGGACATGCGCAACTCGACCGAACTGTGCGAAAGCCTGAGCCATGGCGACTACCTGGCTGTGCTTAACCAGTATTTCGCCTGCACGGCGGGGGCGGTGATGGAGGGCGGCGGCGAAGTTCTGCGTTTCGTCGGCGACGCGGTACTGGCGATCTTCCCGATCGGCGAGGACGGCGGCTACAGCCCCGAGGATGCCTGCGCCAAGGCCCTGACCGCCGCCGGCCGGGCCGAGGAAAAGCTGGAAAAGGTCAATGCGGAACGCCGCGCGGCAGGTCAGCCGGAGTTGGATTTCGGGCTCGGCCTGCATGTCGGCGAGGTCATGTACGGCAACATCGGCGTGCCCGCGCGGGTCGAGTTCTCGGTCACCGGCCCGGCCGCGAACGAGGTCGCGCGGCTGGAAAACCTGACCAAGGAAACGGGCAACCGGGTCGTTGTCTCGGCGCGGTTTTCCCGACACCTGGACGTCGACTGGCGGCCCCTGGGTGCGCATCGCCTGCGGGGCGTTTCCGGCGAACAGGAAGTGTTTGCCCCGCCCAAAGCGGGCTGA
- a CDS encoding DUF2062 domain-containing protein, with amino-acid sequence MRYKLLVPMKRSPHSPEYTARGVFWGVFWGLTPLVGIQMPLVTAHWLLFRLHPKTSFHLIQGLAWVWISNVFTMVPMYYGFYVTGQVMLGRIKHVSGYDSFAKLFNFDAWQEETFWETVTHYFEYVWEQFGLPLAVGWIPWALIGGWVGYRLSLKIIRDRRQRILAKRLRDSLAADDTAPSA; translated from the coding sequence ATGCGCTACAAACTCCTGGTTCCCATGAAACGCAGTCCGCATTCGCCGGAATACACCGCGCGCGGCGTGTTCTGGGGCGTGTTCTGGGGCCTGACGCCGCTGGTCGGCATCCAGATGCCCCTGGTCACCGCCCATTGGCTGCTGTTTCGTCTGCACCCCAAAACCAGCTTCCACCTGATCCAGGGCCTGGCCTGGGTGTGGATTTCCAATGTCTTCACCATGGTGCCCATGTATTACGGCTTCTACGTCACCGGGCAGGTGATGCTGGGCCGGATCAAGCATGTGTCGGGTTACGATTCCTTCGCCAAGCTGTTTAATTTCGACGCCTGGCAGGAAGAGACGTTTTGGGAAACCGTGACCCATTATTTCGAATACGTGTGGGAACAGTTCGGCCTGCCGTTGGCCGTGGGCTGGATTCCCTGGGCGCTGATCGGCGGATGGGTCGGCTACCGGCTGTCGCTGAAGATCATTCGCGACCGCCGCCAGCGCATCCTGGCCAAGCGCCTGCGCGATTCCTTGGCGGCGGACGACACTGCCCCTAGCGCCTAG
- a CDS encoding cyclic nucleotide-gated ion channel yields the protein MTIRRRIYYLIEASHPDHTGSRMFDIVMVALIVANVLSVILETVPGLDATHGDLFHTFDRVSVAVFTAEYLARLWVAVEHPPVARHGAFLGRLRFAMGPYLLIDLLAIIPFYLSLLMPAADLRVLRIFRLLRMLKLARYSPGLNTLMRVLAEERRALGAALVVMLGLLVVCSTIVFHLEHAVQPDKFASIPHAMWWGLATLTTVGYGDVVPVTALGKIVGGTMMIFGLGMFAIPIGIIASAFSRDIHQRDFVISFGMVSGVPAFSHLDPVQIEQIVRRLQSRRLPAGSTVFTKGDPADAMYFILSGTVRVHLPGRAIDMGVGEFFGEMALYRDAPRLVRVHCLTDCRLLRLAKGDFDRLSEDDADFRHKIETAVRERRAEQEAEIAKDPRA from the coding sequence GTGACCATTCGGCGCCGAATCTATTACCTGATCGAGGCCAGCCATCCGGACCATACCGGATCGCGGATGTTCGACATCGTCATGGTCGCCCTGATCGTCGCCAACGTGCTGTCGGTGATCCTGGAGACGGTGCCCGGGCTGGACGCAACCCATGGCGACCTGTTTCACACCTTCGACCGCGTCTCCGTCGCCGTGTTCACCGCCGAGTACCTGGCGCGCCTGTGGGTCGCCGTCGAACATCCCCCGGTCGCCCGTCACGGCGCCTTCCTGGGCCGCCTGCGGTTCGCCATGGGCCCCTATCTGCTGATCGACCTGCTGGCGATCATCCCCTTCTATCTGTCGTTGCTCATGCCCGCGGCGGATCTGCGGGTGCTGAGGATTTTCCGCCTGCTGCGAATGCTGAAGCTGGCACGCTATTCGCCGGGCCTGAACACCCTGATGCGCGTCCTCGCCGAGGAACGGCGCGCCCTGGGCGCCGCCCTGGTCGTCATGCTGGGCCTTCTGGTCGTCTGTTCGACCATCGTCTTTCACCTGGAGCACGCGGTGCAGCCGGACAAATTCGCCTCGATCCCCCATGCCATGTGGTGGGGCCTGGCGACCCTGACCACGGTCGGCTACGGCGATGTCGTGCCGGTCACGGCACTGGGCAAGATCGTCGGCGGGACCATGATGATCTTCGGGCTCGGCATGTTCGCCATTCCCATCGGCATCATCGCCTCCGCCTTTTCCCGCGATATCCATCAACGCGATTTCGTCATCTCGTTCGGCATGGTGTCGGGCGTACCGGCATTTTCCCACCTGGACCCGGTTCAGATCGAACAGATCGTCCGCAGGCTGCAATCCCGCCGCCTGCCGGCGGGCAGCACCGTGTTCACCAAGGGCGACCCGGCGGACGCCATGTATTTCATCCTGAGCGGCACCGTGCGCGTCCATCTGCCGGGCCGGGCCATCGACATGGGCGTCGGCGAATTCTTCGGCGAAATGGCGCTGTACCGCGATGCGCCGCGGCTGGTCCGCGTTCATTGCCTGACCGACTGCCGGTTGCTGCGTCTTGCCAAGGGTGATTTCGACAGGCTGTCCGAGGACGACGCCGACTTCCGCCATAAGATCGAGACGGCGGTCAGGGAACGCCGGGCCGAACAGGAAGCCGAGATCGCGAAGGACCCCCGCGCCTAG
- the radC gene encoding DNA repair protein RadC, with amino-acid sequence MATGDDDQPDTAPGSARTPHFHGHRQRLKDRFLETGGDQLADYELMELVLFQALPRRDVKPLAKDLLDRFGSFAGVATAEASLIRQVPGAGDAVVVALKTVAAAAERLARDELAAAPVLANWDKLLKYCRTAMSREGREQFRVLYLNRKNVLIKDEVQWRGTIDHTPLYPREVVKRALELQAAALIMVHNHPSGDPTPSQADIEMTRQVAEAANSMGIVLHDHLIVAKSGHTSFRDMGYL; translated from the coding sequence GTGGCGACGGGCGACGACGACCAACCTGACACGGCGCCCGGCTCGGCCAGAACCCCACATTTTCACGGCCACCGGCAACGCCTGAAGGACCGTTTCCTCGAAACCGGCGGCGACCAGCTTGCCGATTACGAGCTCATGGAACTGGTGCTGTTTCAGGCCCTGCCCCGGCGCGACGTCAAGCCGCTGGCCAAGGACCTGCTGGACCGTTTCGGCTCGTTCGCCGGGGTCGCGACGGCGGAAGCGTCGCTGATCCGACAGGTGCCGGGGGCGGGCGACGCGGTGGTCGTGGCGCTGAAGACCGTGGCGGCGGCGGCGGAACGCCTGGCCCGCGACGAGCTGGCAGCGGCGCCGGTCTTGGCCAACTGGGACAAGCTTTTGAAATACTGCCGCACGGCCATGAGCCGCGAAGGCCGCGAACAGTTCCGGGTTCTCTACCTCAACCGCAAGAACGTGCTGATCAAGGACGAGGTTCAATGGCGCGGCACCATCGACCACACGCCGTTGTACCCGCGCGAGGTCGTCAAGCGCGCGTTGGAACTTCAGGCGGCGGCGCTGATCATGGTGCACAATCACCCGTCCGGCGACCCGACGCCGTCGCAGGCCGACATCGAGATGACCCGCCAGGTGGCCGAGGCCGCGAACAGCATGGGCATCGTCCTGCACGACCATCTGATCGTCGCCAAGTCGGGGCATACGTCGTTCCGCGACATGGGCTATCTTTGA
- the map gene encoding type I methionyl aminopeptidase produces MKEIVKTVPSRDGRQIKIHGPEGFAGMRAAGRLAAETLDMITPHVQPGVTTERLDELCHQFIADHGAIAAPLNYRGFPKSICTSVNHVVCHGIPGTKVLEDGDCVNIDVTTIVDGWHGDTSRMFHVGKPKVKAEKLVDTTFEAMWEGINMVRPGARLGDIGQAIQSYAEARRYSVVRDFCGHGLGKVFHDAPNIMHFGRAGDGDVLHEGMFFTIEPMINAGKFDVKILADGWTAVTKDRSLSAQFEHSIGVTADGFEVFTLSPAGLDRPPYKA; encoded by the coding sequence ATGAAAGAGATCGTCAAAACCGTGCCGTCCCGCGACGGCCGCCAGATCAAGATCCACGGGCCCGAGGGCTTCGCCGGGATGCGCGCCGCCGGCCGCTTGGCCGCGGAAACGCTCGACATGATCACGCCCCATGTTCAGCCGGGCGTGACGACGGAGCGCCTGGACGAACTCTGCCACCAATTCATCGCCGATCACGGCGCCATCGCGGCCCCGCTCAATTATCGCGGTTTCCCGAAATCCATCTGCACCTCGGTCAACCATGTGGTCTGCCACGGCATTCCCGGAACCAAGGTGTTGGAGGACGGCGACTGCGTGAACATCGACGTCACCACCATCGTCGACGGCTGGCACGGCGACACGTCGCGCATGTTCCATGTCGGCAAGCCCAAGGTGAAGGCGGAGAAGCTGGTCGACACCACCTTCGAGGCCATGTGGGAAGGCATCAACATGGTGCGCCCGGGGGCCCGCCTGGGCGACATCGGCCAGGCGATTCAGAGTTACGCCGAGGCCCGGCGCTATTCCGTGGTCCGCGATTTCTGCGGCCACGGCCTGGGCAAGGTGTTCCACGACGCGCCGAACATCATGCATTTCGGGCGCGCCGGCGACGGGGACGTCCTGCACGAAGGCATGTTCTTCACCATCGAGCCGATGATCAACGCCGGCAAATTCGACGTGAAGATCCTGGCCGACGGCTGGACCGCCGTGACCAAGGACCGCTCCCTCTCGGCCCAGTTCGAGCATTCCATCGGCGTCACGGCGGACGGCTTCGAGGTCTTCACCCTGTCCCCCGCCGGTCTGGACCGGCCGCCCTACAAGGCCTGA
- the sfsA gene encoding DNA/RNA nuclease SfsA: protein MKFHAPLVKGTLVKRYKRFMADVTLADGTVVTAHCANSGSMLSVNEPGSEVWISPAANPDRKLKWTWELIRVGKTLVGINTALPNAIVAEAVEAGKVPELTGYATLRREVKYGQNSRIDILLEDPEKGLCYVEIKNVTMRRDLKGGPLEFPDGVTSRGAKHLVELADMVDQGHRAVMLYLVQREDGDRFEIAGDIDPAYADGLEEARMKGIELLCYRCTVTPEDISLSEPVPIAP, encoded by the coding sequence ATGAAGTTTCACGCCCCCCTGGTCAAAGGCACCCTGGTCAAGCGCTACAAGCGCTTCATGGCCGACGTGACCCTGGCAGACGGCACCGTCGTCACGGCGCATTGCGCCAATTCCGGATCGATGCTGTCCGTGAACGAGCCGGGATCGGAAGTCTGGATCAGCCCGGCCGCCAACCCCGACCGCAAGCTGAAATGGACCTGGGAGCTGATCCGCGTCGGCAAGACCCTGGTCGGCATCAACACGGCCCTGCCCAACGCCATCGTCGCCGAGGCCGTCGAAGCCGGGAAGGTGCCCGAACTGACCGGCTATGCGACGCTGCGGCGCGAGGTCAAATACGGCCAGAATTCCCGCATCGACATCCTGCTGGAAGATCCCGAAAAGGGCCTGTGTTACGTCGAAATCAAGAACGTCACCATGCGCCGCGACCTGAAGGGCGGGCCGCTGGAATTTCCCGACGGGGTCACCTCGCGCGGTGCCAAGCATCTGGTCGAATTGGCCGACATGGTCGATCAGGGCCACCGCGCGGTGATGCTCTATCTGGTTCAGCGCGAGGACGGAGACCGTTTCGAGATCGCCGGCGACATCGACCCCGCCTATGCCGACGGCCTGGAAGAGGCGCGCATGAAGGGGATCGAGCTCTTATGTTACCGCTGCACCGTGACGCCCGAGGACATATCGCTGAGCGAACCCGTGCCGATCGCCCCTTAA
- a CDS encoding O-methyltransferase: MNVMIGDMFNRVDGYIDALFAPEDAVLTAAQARARDAGLPDIQVSANQGKLLYLFTKLIGARHVLEIGTLAGYSTIWLARALPDDGRLITLELDPDHARVARDNLATAGLAPKITVVTGPALDTLPTLEGAGAPPFDLVFMDADKVNFPSYLDWALKLAHPGALILADNVIRAGKVLAPDDDDPSALGAAAFNRQIARNPRLEAVILQQVGIKGHDGLAVARIRD; this comes from the coding sequence ATGAACGTGATGATCGGCGATATGTTCAATCGGGTCGATGGCTATATCGACGCCCTGTTCGCGCCCGAGGACGCGGTGCTGACGGCGGCCCAGGCGCGTGCGCGGGACGCGGGCCTGCCGGACATTCAGGTCTCCGCCAACCAGGGCAAGCTGCTTTACCTGTTCACCAAGCTGATCGGCGCCCGGCATGTGCTGGAGATCGGCACCCTGGCCGGCTATTCGACAATCTGGCTGGCCCGAGCCCTGCCCGACGACGGCCGCCTGATCACCCTGGAACTGGACCCGGACCATGCCCGGGTGGCGCGGGACAATCTGGCCACCGCCGGTCTGGCGCCGAAGATCACCGTCGTCACCGGCCCGGCGCTGGACACCTTGCCGACCCTGGAAGGCGCGGGCGCGCCCCCCTTCGACCTGGTGTTCATGGACGCCGACAAGGTGAACTTTCCAAGCTACCTGGACTGGGCCTTGAAGCTGGCCCACCCTGGGGCGCTGATCCTGGCCGACAACGTGATCCGCGCGGGCAAGGTGCTGGCCCCAGACGACGACGACCCCTCGGCCCTGGGCGCGGCCGCCTTCAACCGCCAGATCGCGCGCAACCCCAGGCTTGAGGCGGTGATCCTGCAACAGGTCGGGATCAAGGGCCACGATGGCCTGGCGGTCGCGCGCATCCGCGACTGA
- a CDS encoding methyltransferase domain-containing protein has protein sequence MTETIHVFNRAKVRHHRDRAAALLDAHGFLFEETADRLADRLDDITHRFPLALDLGCHGGEMGRLVFGPRTMGRGGIETLIQADLSPAMARRARGGGTSGMPVLAADEEFLPFADATFDAVLSNLSLHWVNDLPGALLQIRRALKPDGLFLASMLGGGTLAELRDCLAEAEIEICGGLSPRVSPFADVRDLGGLLQRAGFSLPVVDADQVTVSYETPMKLLYDLRAMGESNAVAEAKGGLARRDLLARAMAMYEERHRDGDGRFPATFRILTLTAWAPAPTQQQALRPGSAQTRLADALGTAEISLGEKAQPKIPPRD, from the coding sequence ATGACCGAAACGATCCATGTGTTCAATCGCGCCAAGGTGCGCCATCACCGCGACCGCGCGGCGGCCCTGCTCGACGCCCACGGTTTTCTGTTCGAGGAAACCGCCGACCGGCTGGCCGACCGGCTGGACGACATCACCCACCGATTCCCGCTGGCTCTCGACCTGGGTTGCCACGGCGGCGAGATGGGCCGGCTGGTGTTCGGGCCCCGCACCATGGGCCGCGGCGGGATCGAAACCCTGATCCAGGCCGACCTGTCGCCCGCCATGGCCCGCCGCGCCCGCGGCGGGGGAACCTCCGGCATGCCCGTGCTGGCCGCCGACGAGGAGTTCCTGCCGTTCGCCGACGCCACCTTCGACGCCGTGCTGTCCAATCTGTCGCTGCATTGGGTCAACGACCTGCCGGGGGCTTTGTTGCAGATCCGCCGGGCCCTGAAGCCGGACGGCCTGTTCCTCGCCTCCATGCTGGGCGGCGGCACGCTGGCCGAACTGCGCGACTGTCTGGCCGAGGCCGAGATCGAGATCTGCGGCGGCCTGAGCCCCCGGGTGTCGCCCTTCGCCGATGTGCGCGATCTGGGGGGGCTGTTGCAACGCGCGGGTTTTTCCCTGCCCGTGGTCGACGCCGATCAGGTCACGGTCAGCTACGAAACGCCGATGAAGCTGCTGTACGACCTGCGCGCCATGGGCGAAAGCAACGCGGTTGCCGAGGCCAAGGGCGGGCTGGCCCGGCGCGATCTGCTGGCCCGCGCCATGGCGATGTACGAGGAGCGCCACCGCGACGGCGACGGCCGCTTCCCCGCGACCTTCCGGATTTTGACCCTGACCGCCTGGGCCCCGGCGCCGACCCAGCAGCAGGCCTTGCGCCCCGGCAGCGCCCAAACCCGCCTGGCCGACGCCCTGGGCACGGCGGAAATCAGCCTGGGCGAGAAAGCGCAACCCAAAATCCCGCCCAGGGATTGA
- a CDS encoding ComF family protein, with the protein MTHRSPGINGALDGAASDGGGALAAGLRTAGRRLLDVILPPHCLACGGMVDEPGNLCPPCWDAVTFLGAPACACCGTPFEYDAGDGALCAACIRRPPVYERARAVLAYDDASRGMVLGFKHGDRTEAAPAFGRWLARAGADVVAEADIIAPVPLHWTRFWRRRYNQSALLAQALARAVRPRGQQGGHHLPVIPDLLVRRRRTPSQGGLGAAGRLRNVRGAFRVKPKFQARLRGARVLLIDDVFTTGATVEACARVLLRAGAGAVDVLTLARVARPRAD; encoded by the coding sequence ATGACACATCGTTCGCCCGGCATAAACGGCGCCTTGGACGGCGCCGCATCGGACGGTGGCGGCGCGCTTGCCGCCGGGCTGAGGACGGCCGGGCGGCGGCTTCTGGACGTCATTCTACCTCCCCATTGCCTGGCCTGCGGCGGGATGGTGGACGAGCCGGGCAACCTGTGCCCGCCGTGCTGGGACGCGGTGACGTTTCTGGGCGCGCCCGCCTGTGCGTGCTGCGGCACGCCCTTCGAATACGACGCGGGTGACGGGGCGCTCTGCGCCGCCTGTATCCGCCGCCCGCCGGTTTACGAGCGGGCCCGCGCGGTGCTGGCCTATGACGACGCCAGCCGCGGCATGGTCCTGGGGTTCAAGCACGGCGACCGGACCGAGGCCGCGCCCGCCTTCGGGCGTTGGCTGGCCCGCGCCGGGGCGGACGTGGTCGCCGAGGCCGATATCATCGCCCCCGTGCCGCTGCATTGGACGCGGTTCTGGCGGCGGCGCTACAACCAGTCGGCCCTGTTGGCCCAGGCTTTGGCCCGCGCGGTACGGCCCAGGGGACAACAGGGGGGGCATCACCTTCCGGTCATTCCGGATTTATTGGTGCGCCGCCGCCGCACGCCGTCCCAGGGCGGCCTGGGGGCGGCGGGGCGGCTGCGCAACGTGCGCGGCGCCTTCCGCGTGAAGCCCAAGTTCCAGGCGCGGCTGCGCGGTGCCCGCGTGCTGCTGATCGACGACGTGTTCACCACCGGCGCGACGGTCGAGGCCTGTGCCCGGGTGTTGCTGCGCGCCGGAGCCGGCGCGGTCGACGTGCTGACCCTGGCCCGGGTCGCGCGGCCGCGCGCGGATTAA
- the grxC gene encoding glutaredoxin 3, with protein sequence MAKKIEIYTSPFCPYCHAAKRLLTAKGVAFEEIDVMMVPAKRKEMSARAGGATSVPQVFVDGDHIGDCDGIHQLDAKGALDVILGLG encoded by the coding sequence GTGGCCAAGAAAATCGAAATCTATACCAGCCCCTTCTGCCCCTATTGCCATGCGGCCAAGCGCTTGCTGACCGCCAAGGGCGTGGCTTTTGAAGAAATTGACGTGATGATGGTCCCGGCCAAGCGCAAGGAGATGTCGGCGCGGGCGGGCGGGGCGACCTCGGTCCCGCAGGTGTTCGTCGACGGCGACCACATCGGTGACTGCGACGGCATTCATCAGCTCGACGCCAAGGGAGCCTTGGACGTCATCCTGGGCCTCGGCTAG